From one Dysidea avara chromosome 9, odDysAvar1.4, whole genome shotgun sequence genomic stretch:
- the LOC136265931 gene encoding uncharacterized protein: MFDEGLEESDEMDNELEEYLSLFKNTSETKVKRTSSSTGRIKPKVHQKSLPQLKSKPSFSLKNKMVSCSDESLTSSLQQNLKIYNLQELSSTISSVQPEDNSIRPSEDTSSAMGNLVLTLKDLAPSEATLNKSKSDTEEDTTFESFNIKANIFTVEDLVVSEHSYNVRSVSSEVVDECIDKSAVSEKLVEDGVKFDTECHDKPIYRDDFEDITTYKDDFEQIEYNDDFEDEDSQKDKESSDESVDERIEEEGQVSNDATEDHSGSYDDDDDKDSGSAMLGSSRSNSDTKQYTSDTDEISQTIQCSEDSSSTTGDVSKTEVAVQTDPWHMTSQLDALLSEEPAQCSNAGTMALHNLITQQLELTRSLIATAQSLHHSKTLAIRPDYHYVTLEDTKQFIKEHKPKVLRRKRKKKSK; the protein is encoded by the exons GCATCAAACCAAAGGTACACCAGAAAAGCCTTCCTCAACTCAAATCCAAACCTTCTTTCTCACTGAAAAACAAAATGGTATCATGTTCAGATGAATCACTGACCTCCTCTTTACAGCAGAATTTGAAAATATACAATTTACAAGAGTTAAGTAGCACCATATCTTCAGTGCAACCAGAAGACAACAGTATTAGGCCAAGTGAAGACACCAGTTCAGCCATGGGTAACCTTGTGCTCACTTTAAAAGATCTAGCACCATCAGAAGCTACTTTAAACAAGAGCAAAAGTGATACAGAGGAAGATACTACCTTTGAAAGTTTCAACATCAAAGCCAACATATTTACAGTAGAAGACTTAGTAGTGTCAGAACACAGTTATAATGTGAGGAGTGTTAGCAGTGAAGTGGTGGATGAATGTATTGATAAGAGTGCAGTGAGTGAGAAATTGGTGGAGGATGGTGTTAAATTTGATACTGAGTGCCATGATAAACCAATATACAGAGATGATTTTGAAGACATAACTACTTACAAAGACGATTTTGAACAGATAGAGTATAACGATGATTTTGAAGATGAAGATAGCCAAAAGGATAAAGAGTCTTCAGACGAATCTGTGGATGAGCGTATTGAAGAAGAAGGGCAAGTTTCAAATGATGCTACAGAAGACCACTCTGGtagttatgatgatgatgatgataaagaTTCTGGATCGGCAATGCTCGGTAGCAGTCGGTCTAACTCTGACACTAAACAATATACTAGTGATACCGATGAAATATCACAGACTATACAATGTTCTGAAGATAGTAGTTCTACAACTGGTGATGTGTCAAAAACTGAG GTAGCTGTTCAGACTGATCCATGGCACATGACCAGTCAACTTGATGCACTCCTATCTGAAGAACCTGCACAAT GTTCAAATGCAGGAACAATGGCACTACACAATCTTATTACTCAGCAGCTAGAGTTAACAAGGAGCTTAATAGCCACTGCCCAGTCACTACATCATAGCAAAACGCTTGCCATACGTCCGGACTATCACTATGTCACGCTAGAAGACACCAAACAA TTTATCAAAGAGCACAAGCCGAAAGTACTTAGGAGGAAGAGGAAAAAGAAGTCGAAATGA